DNA sequence from the Vicinamibacterales bacterium genome:
ACGCATTCGGAAGGCGGTGTCACCGGCAAAGACATCGAGGGCGCGGCGATGGCGGAGGCGGTCGCCGCCAGCCTGCCGCACCTGGAAGAGTTCGGCGACGGGTAGGCCACCGCTTAACACCGATTAGACACCGATGAAGCTCAAGAAGCTGTATTCGTCGCGCGAAGTGGCCCAGCTGACAGGGCTCACCGCGCGTCAGCTTCAGTGGTGGGAGCAGCGGAAGCTGTTCATCGCCACCGTGCCGTCGCACAAGACCGAAGCCGGCGGTTTCACCGAACGGCGTTACACCCCAATCGAACTGCTCGAGCTGATGGTCCTGGCCGACCTGCGCCGCAAGGGCTTCACCGTCCAGAGAATCCGCAAGCTGCTGCAGGTGCTGAAGTCGCGCTTCAAGACGCGGCTCTACGAGGCCATCGAAGGCGGCGGCCCCGTCACCCTGTTCATCGACCCTTCGACCAGCTCAGGGTCGCCCCGAGCGAAGTCGAGGGGCGACGGCGGGAACATCTACGCCCGCAACGACGCCGGCGACCTGTTCAACCTCCTGGACGATGCGGCGCAGCCGCTGCTGATGTTGGGCGAAGACATCAAGCTCCGCCAGCTCATCGCCCGCGAACGACCGGCACCTCGACGCGCGAAGGGTACTGCGGCGTCCGATAAACGCGGTGCGTCGCGGCCCTGAAGTCGCCGTCTCTTGCCTCGAAGATGTTCGGCACGAACGTCTGCGGGTTGCGGTCGATGATCGGGAACCACGTGCTCTGCACCTGCACCATGATGCGGTGCCCCTTCTTGAACGTGTAGTTCTGCGTGTGCAGGCTCCACGTGTATTCCAGCACCGCGTTCGGCTCGATCGGCGCCGGCTTCTCGAAGCTGGTGCGATAGCGTCCGCGGAACACCTCGTTTGACACCATCAACTGGAAGCCGGCCAGGCTCCAGTTCGACGGGTTGTCTTCCGGATACACGTCGATCAGCTTCACCACCCAGTCGGCGTCGGTTCCGGTGGTCGAGGCAAACAGGTGCGCCACCACGTCGCCGGCAATCGTCACGTCCCGGTCGAGGACGGAAGTCTCCCAACTGAGCACGTCGGCGCGGTCGTCCACGAAGCGTTGATCTTCGACGAGCCACGTCGACCACTTGGAGCCGCCCGGGAAATAGGTCGGCTGGATCGGCCGCTGACGATACGGCACTGGGTGCGCGGGGTCGGAGACGAACTCGTCGAAGCCGGGTTCGGCTCCCGCCCGACCGCCGAGCGTGAGCGTTTCGTTCGGGCCGAACGCGAGCGCGCGCGTTTCCGTTTGCGCCTTCGGCGGCCATGCGTCCCAACGCCGCCACTCGTTGGCGCCGGCTTCGAACGTCAGCGCCTGCGGAAAGTCGCGCGTCCCCTTGTCCTTCAGGAAGTAGGCGAAGAACGGCGCCTGCACCTTCTCGCGGAAGTACTCGGAGGTGTTGCTGCCGAACGGGATGGCGCCGAGGGCGTCGCCGGCGCCGTTGGCCCACCCGCCGTGGCGCCACGGGCCCACCACGAGGTAGTTCATGCCCTGCGTGTCGTACTGTTCGAGCGCGTCGTAGATGCGGACGGGGCCATAGAAGTCTTCCTGGTCCCACCAGCCGGCCACGTTCAGCGTCGGCACCTTCACGCTCTTCAGATGCGGGATCATCGTCTGGCGCTTCCAGAACTCGTCGTAGTCCGGGTGCGCGACGTAGTCATTCCAGGTGGGAAGTTTGCCGTGCAGGTGCTTCGCGTTGACGTTGGCCAGCGGACCCAGGCTCAGGTACCAGTCGAAGGTGTCGTAGCGGTCGAACGAGAACTGCTGCACGTCCTTGCCGCTTTCCATCATCGCGGCGTACTCGAAGCCGTAGCTCAATCGGAACGCGCCGTTGTGATGGAAGTCGTCGCCCATCCACATGTCGGCGGGCGAGGCCTGCGGTGAGATGGCCTTCAGCGCCGGATGCGGCTCGATGGCGCCCATGATGGTGGTCCAGCCGTCGTACGACACGCCCAGCATGCCGACGCGGCCGTTGTTGTTGCGCACGTTCTTGATCAGCCACTCGATGCTGTCGTAGGTGTCGGTGCCTTCGTCGAGCGACGTGGTGTCACCCGGCGCCCGCGCTGGACGCTGCATGATGAAGTCGCCTTCGGACCCGAACTTGCCGCGGATGTCCTGGAACACGAAGATGTAGCCGTCTTCGGCCATCGCCTTGTAATAGGCGTTGAAGTTGCCGGCCGATCCCTCGATGCCGTATGGCGTGCGCTTGAAGATGATCGGGAGGGGCTCACCGGCTGGGCCTGCCTCGCCGGAGCCTTGGCGAAGGCGGGGTGTGAAAATCTTGGTGTGTAGGCGCTTGCCGTCGCGCGCCGGGATCATCACGTCGCTCACCTCGAAGCGATCGGCTGCCGCCGGCTGCTGTTGCAGCTGGACGGGCGCCGTGGCGATGACGAGGAGGCTGACGAGGGCGAGGAGGAAGACGGGTGGAGCGAAGCGCTTCATCTGCAGAGCCTATAACGAACCTGACGGGAGGGCACCTCCGACCTGGAGGACACCTTGGCGCTCGCGCCTCCTAGATCTTCTGCCGGAGCATCGGAAAGATCTTCTCGAGGTCGTCGGCCGGGCGCGGAATCACGTGCACGCCGACCAGCTCGCCGACCCGGCGCGCCGCGGCGGCGCCGGCGTCGGTGGCGGCTTTCACCGACCCGACATCGCCCCGGACGATGGCGGTGACGAGACCGGCGTCAACCTTCTGCCAGCCGACAAACACGACGTTGGCGGTCTTGACCATGGCGTCGGCCGCCTCGATCATCCCCACGAGGCCGCGGGTCTCGACCATTCCGAGGGCTTCGCTGCTGTCGACTTTGGTAGCCACGTCAGCATTCTACACGCGCTCGGGGCGCCCACGATCACGGCAATGTCCGGGGCGCACCCGCCGTTGGGGCGCGCGCAGAGCAATGGCTCCTGTCGTTCGCCCTCGCTCAGGCCGCTCGCCATCAGCTTCCGCCCTCGCTCCACACGGCTGTCAACTCGCTGCTCGGCCTGACTGTCGCGGTAGCCATCGCAGCGAGGTTGTCGGCCAAAAACCTGACCGTCGGGGCGCTGTTGATGCCCCTGTTCTCATAAGTCGCGGTCGCCCCTCCTCCCGCCGGGTTGCGCTCGGACTCCAGCTGACGGCGAGCGGCCATTCGCGCTGGCGGCGCGCGGGGCGGTGTGGCTCGGCGTGAGCGTTCGACTGAGCCGACGCAGGTTAGTGGCAAACAAATCGAACGGAGCCTACGCAGGCGCCTCAGGGTTCTTACCATCATCGCACCAGCGTCTAATGCGGCGAGTGAGATTTGACCGGCGAAGGAGAGCGAACGTCGAGCCACACCGCGCCGCGCGACGCGAGTGCGGCTGATGGCGAGCGGCCCTGAGCGAACGGGAGCGACCTTCGCGCCGGGGCCGCGGTGCGCTAGGCGATGCGGCCGCGGGCGGCGATGGGCAGCGGCTCGACAGTGTTGCCGTCCACGAGCCACGCCTGGTCCACGAGATTCGACACCACGCACGAATGGTTCGGAACAATACGGACCAAGTCGCCGGGTTCAAGGTCCGTTGAACCGCTGGTGACCCTCACCGTGGCGTGCTCTTCCGACAGTCTCTCGATCATGAGACTGTCGTCCGCGACCTGTATGCCGTTTCCCGACAAAAAGTGCTCTCCCGACCCACCTTCGCGCGAGGCGCTGCGGTGGGCAGGCGCGTGCCCTCCCGGCCAGCGAAGTACCGTCCCGTAGCCGGGGGCGAGCTGAAATCCGCGAGCTCCGTCATTAGTCAATGTCTTGCTGCCCGAGTCGAGAATGATGCGATCGGCGGCCGGCTTGCTGACGACCCGCGCCAGCACGGTGAGGGCGCAGTCGTCGAGTGTCGCGGCGCCGAGCGCGACCTGCGTGCGATCGAAGTAGACGTAGTTGCCGGGCCGGTATTCCGTGAAGCCGTCCTGCTGCAGCGAGAAGCGCGCCGGTGGCGTGGCGCCGGCGCTCACCTCGTCAATGACGATGCCGGCCGTGCGGCACCGGGCGACGAGATCGCGCAGTGTGACCGCCTCGCCCTCCGCCATCTGCCGCAGCTCGTCCTCCGAATGCGCGTGATAGGCGTGGCCGGCGTGCGACAGCAGGCCCCGTAAGCGAAGGCCGGGCAGCGCCGCCACGTCGCGGATCATGCCCACCGCGCCCGCGGTCGTGGGATCGATGCCGCAGCGATGGAAGCCGACGTCCACTTTTACCAGCACATCCACCTGCGTGCCGGCCCGGGTCATGGCCTCGGACCACTGTCGCGCGACGACGGGATGATCGACGATGAACGAGAGGTGCGTGCGGTCGAGCAGCGCGATCACCCGATTGGCGTTAACGGGATTCAGCGGATAGGGGATGCGGATGTCGGCGATGCCCGCGCCGGCGAACACCTCGGCCTCGCCGAGCTTGGCGCAGCAAATGCCGATGGCGCCGCGTTCAATTTGCCACCGGGCGACGAGGGGGCTCTTGTGGGTCTTGCTGTGCGGCCGCAACCGGATGCCGCGGGCGTCGGCGGCGGCCTGCATGCGGTCGATGTTGCGCCGCGCGCGGGCGCGGTCGATCAGGACGGCCGGGGTGGCGAGCCCGTCAAGAGTCACGTTAACGGGCCCGCCCCGGACGCGCGGTCACTGCTGCGACTTCTTCTTCGCGGCTTCGCGCTCCTGCGCGCGGGCGCCGCTCATCACGCCCTCGAGGCCGTAGTTGGCTTCGTGGCACGCGTACTCGTAGACCTGCTCGCCCGGCGCCATCGCCCGGAATTCCAGCTCTCCGGTGAACGGCGCCGTGAACGTCGTCGGGTCCTCGACCGTGAACCGGTACTTCAAGGTGTTGACGTCCTTGCGGGTGAGACGCTCGGTGACCTTCAGGTTTTCCCACGAGCCGCGGAAGCCGTGATTGGGGTGGAAGTTGGTGGTCTCGATCACGAGCGTGTCGCCTTCCCAGCGTCCGATCGAGTCGCCGAACCATTGACGGAAGGTCGATGGCGGATGCTGGCCGCCCATCCGCACCACGCGCGTGTCGTGCACCATCTCGGTGAGGATCATGACGTTGTCCCTGGTCTGCACGATGCTGTAGCTGTTGTTGTAGAAGTAGTTGGGCAGCATCGGCGGTCCGAGGTTGTTGCCGAACGAGGTGATGCAGCGCTCGGCCAGCGGCCGCAGTTCGGGATGGTCGTACTCGCTGCCCTGGCTCTTGCGGATGGCGGCGGCCGCGGCCATCCGCTCCCTGGCTTCGGGCGTGTAACCGGGCACGCGGCCATTCGGGGGATCGATCATGATCGAGGCGCGCGGCTGGCCGTCGACGCGCAGCACGCGATCGCCCGGATCGACCCAGAACGAGTTGTAGCCGCCCACCACGCCCGCGCCGGCCTGCCACACGCGCTCGAGGTAGGTCGGCTCGGCATTGGGGCTCTTGCGCTGCTCACCGCCAACGGGAGGCGCCTTGCGATCGGGATCGCTGTCTGTCTCGCGGGCGTCGATGGCGTTCTGGGTCTTGGTTTCCTCGTCCAACGCCTGCTCTTCGGTCATCACCAGCGGCTGGTTCGGCCGCAGGCGCTCGAGCGGGGTGATGGTGGCGTTGGTCCAGTTGCCCTGCAGGCTGGGGCGTCCATCGCTCAAGCGAGGGATGCCGGCGGCCCGCGGCGCGGGCTTCGGTGCGGCGGGCTTCTGGGCCGCCGGCTTCTGGCCGGCGGCCGGTCCGGCCGCGGGAGCCTGCGCGCCGACGGCCACGAGCCCGAGCAGCGCGGCGGTGAACGTGAGGCCGACGATTCTCATTTGATTGGCTCCTTCCGCAAATGGCCGTACATCAACTCGGTCACGAACTCGACGCACTTGAACTGCCCGAGCCGCGCGCCCCGCTCCACCCGCCGGTACAACGGCATGCTCATCGTCCAGGGCTTCGAGAAGGTGCCCGGATCGGTGATGGTGGCTTCGTAGCGGATGTGATCGGCGTCGGTCATCGTGTAGCGTTCGGTGACCTTCATCTGTTCGGTGTGGTGGTTGCCGGCGCGA
Encoded proteins:
- a CDS encoding MerR family transcriptional regulator, yielding MKLKKLYSSREVAQLTGLTARQLQWWEQRKLFIATVPSHKTEAGGFTERRYTPIELLELMVLADLRRKGFTVQRIRKLLQVLKSRFKTRLYEAIEGGGPVTLFIDPSTSSGSPRAKSRGDGGNIYARNDAGDLFNLLDDAAQPLLMLGEDIKLRQLIARERPAPRRAKGTAASDKRGASRP
- a CDS encoding CocE/NonD family hydrolase — translated: MKRFAPPVFLLALVSLLVIATAPVQLQQQPAAADRFEVSDVMIPARDGKRLHTKIFTPRLRQGSGEAGPAGEPLPIIFKRTPYGIEGSAGNFNAYYKAMAEDGYIFVFQDIRGKFGSEGDFIMQRPARAPGDTTSLDEGTDTYDSIEWLIKNVRNNNGRVGMLGVSYDGWTTIMGAIEPHPALKAISPQASPADMWMGDDFHHNGAFRLSYGFEYAAMMESGKDVQQFSFDRYDTFDWYLSLGPLANVNAKHLHGKLPTWNDYVAHPDYDEFWKRQTMIPHLKSVKVPTLNVAGWWDQEDFYGPVRIYDALEQYDTQGMNYLVVGPWRHGGWANGAGDALGAIPFGSNTSEYFREKVQAPFFAYFLKDKGTRDFPQALTFEAGANEWRRWDAWPPKAQTETRALAFGPNETLTLGGRAGAEPGFDEFVSDPAHPVPYRQRPIQPTYFPGGSKWSTWLVEDQRFVDDRADVLSWETSVLDRDVTIAGDVVAHLFASTTGTDADWVVKLIDVYPEDNPSNWSLAGFQLMVSNEVFRGRYRTSFEKPAPIEPNAVLEYTWSLHTQNYTFKKGHRIMVQVQSTWFPIIDRNPQTFVPNIFEARDGDFRAATHRVYRTPQYPSRVEVPVVRGR
- a CDS encoding BMC domain-containing protein, which gives rise to MVETRGLVGMIEAADAMVKTANVVFVGWQKVDAGLVTAIVRGDVGSVKAATDAGAAAARRVGELVGVHVIPRPADDLEKIFPMLRQKI
- a CDS encoding alanine racemase; this encodes MTLDGLATPAVLIDRARARRNIDRMQAAADARGIRLRPHSKTHKSPLVARWQIERGAIGICCAKLGEAEVFAGAGIADIRIPYPLNPVNANRVIALLDRTHLSFIVDHPVVARQWSEAMTRAGTQVDVLVKVDVGFHRCGIDPTTAGAVGMIRDVAALPGLRLRGLLSHAGHAYHAHSEDELRQMAEGEAVTLRDLVARCRTAGIVIDEVSAGATPPARFSLQQDGFTEYRPGNYVYFDRTQVALGAATLDDCALTVLARVVSKPAADRIILDSGSKTLTNDGARGFQLAPGYGTVLRWPGGHAPAHRSASREGGSGEHFLSGNGIQVADDSLMIERLSEEHATVRVTSGSTDLEPGDLVRIVPNHSCVVSNLVDQAWLVDGNTVEPLPIAARGRIA